GGCCCTGGCAAAGGATAAGGACGACATCGCCCGTATGCTGATCCGCCGGCGCCGCTCCCTGGAAACCGCCTGTCGATGCTTAAAGGACCAACACGAAACGATCGACCAGGAAAGATCCGATCTGTCGGCCACGCTGGCTGACCAGCGCCTGCAATACGAAACCCTCAAGGCAAGGGCCGATGCCTACTGCCGGCAGGCCGACCAGCGTCGGTGGACCGAGGAAAGCGGTGTTCGTACCGGAGAATGGAGCCCCATCGATCCCAAGGAGGAAGAGGTCGAACTGGAGCTTCTCCAACGCAAGGAAGCCCTTCAGAAAGGAGGCCACGCATGAAATCTCCCATACGGACGACACTGGTCTACGGTCTGATCTGCGCGTTGATCGCCATGCCCGCTGCGGGCAGCCTGGCGGGGATTGTCGGCGGTTCCATCGCCTTTAAGCTGGTACTGTGGACGATCCTTTCGGGTTACTCGCTTCTGCTGGCCCGCTGGAGCGGCAAGCACCCGGCCGTACTGCTTTTTCCCCTGATCCTGCTGTTGGGAACCGCCGTGTGGCCCGGCATCGACAGCGTCTTCTTTTTTCTGGGACTGGGCGTACTCTGCTGGCTGCGCAGCGGCATCTGCTTCAGCGGCTTTCCGTTGCGGGCCATGGCCGCTGAAACTGTTGCCGCCGCCGGCGGCGCGGCACTGGTCGCCCTGCTGGGACCGGGTAATGCCGTAACCTGGGCCATCAGCATCTGGCTGTTCTTCCTGGTGCAGGCCCTTTACTTTTTCATCGTTCCCCATCGCAGTTCTACAACCGCCGACCGGCAAGACGTCGATCCTTTTGAACAGGCCCAGCGCGAGGCCCAGCGCATCCTGGAAAGCGCCGGTTGAGAAAAAGGGTGTCCGGGAAACGACAGGACTGCTGAATTTCAAAGGATTGAGACAGAAATGAAGTCCATCGCTATCATGTGCCTGCTGCTACTGCTGTACCCCCATTTCGGATTGGCCATCCAAAAGGCCGATCGGGTAGTGGTCGTCAAATCCGAATCGAAACTGTACCTCGAACAAAACGGCAAGGTCATTCGATCCTACCCGGTTGCCCTGGGCGGCAACCCGATAGGGCATAAGCAGCGCCAGGGCGATCAGCGCACCCCCGAAGGCCGCTACATCCTGGATCTGAAGAATCCGAACAGCGCCTATTACAAATCCATCCGCATCTCCTATCCCAATGCCGCCGACCGGGCGCGCGCCAGGCGTGCGGGCGTGCACCCGGGCGGATGGATCATGATCCACGGCCAGAAAAACGGTTACGGGCATCTGGCGCCTATTACCCAGCGCTATAATTGGACCACCGGTTGTATTGCCGTCACGAATGCTGAAATGGACGAGATCTGGCAGGCCGTCGATATCGGCATTCCCATCGAGATCCGCCCGTAACGAGGATCGCACCAGGTTTCAACCCTGCCCTTTCCCATCGACTGCACCCTGTGGATCGCTTCAACTGCCTGAAGCCTCCAGGCACCAATGAGCTGTTTACATTTCCCGTTATCTTTTCTAAAAACGATACGAGCCTTTCCAACCCCTGAAGTCGACGGTGGTGCCATGGTTTTCTCTCGACGCATGATGCGGACATTTCGCCGCGCCGCTGTTTTTCTGAGTTTCGTCGCGCTGATAGGCATGCTTCTCTGCCCTATGGTTTCGGCCGCCGAATCAACGGAAATGACGCCTGCGGATTATTCCGCATCCCAGGAAGCTGTCAGAGCTTTGCTCGAAAGTGCGCTGGCGGCCGAACGGTCGGACCCCAACGGCCTGGAACAGACACTCAACCGCTGGCAGCGGCTCCAGGCAACCGTCAACGACGAGCTTGAAGCCTACCGCATCCAGAACATTGCGCACAGCAACCTTCTGCTCGTTTTGCAGGCCCGGATCGAAGATCTGCAAAACGCCCTCAACAGCAATCGTCTGGCTATCAAAAACCTTTCCGAACGCATGGTGGAATTCGAAAAAATCGGAGCGATCGCCTCCGAAAGGACGACCCAGCTTGCGGACCGGATTTCAATTGCCGAAAAACAGTTGTCCGAACTGCTGCAAAAAGCGCCGGCATCCGCCGACAAGGCAATGCTTACGGAAAAACTCGATAGTCTGCTGGACCTTCTTCGGGGAAAAGAAAAACAGGGGGAAGCGTTTGTCAAAACGCATACCCTGCTCTTCGATCGGATAAAGAGCCGGATGGCCGATCTGACCGAAATTCGCAAACAGCTTGAAGAGCGGCTCCAGACGCAATTCAAATCCGATCTGTATGAACGCACCCTCCAGCCGTTCGCACGCCTGCGCATCCAGCATCTGCGCACGGAACTGGCTGTTTTAGGGGATCAGTCCGGCCATCTTCTCAAAGCGGACTTCTGGCAGCGGCAGTGGTCCAACTTAAGACGCAGCGGCGGCGGCACCCAATCCGCTTTCCTGGTTCTGCTTCTCTCGGCGATTCTTTTCAGGAGAAAAGTTCGCCGCTATCTGGAGTCCGTCGAGTTGAAACTGGAAGGACCCGCCTGGCGGACGCGGCGGCTGGCTTTGCGCCTGCTGCGACGATCCTTCGTCCTCGTGTGCGCCGCCATACTTTTCGGGTTGTATGACCTGCTGAAACTTCCCCACGTGAATTTCAGCCTGGGACGGTTTTTGAACCAGGCGGTCTTTACCCTGCTTTTCGTGCGGTGGGGAATCGACTTTTGCCAGGATCGTATCGGCGATTTCGATTCACAGGTCTCCGTTTATATCCGGGGTCGCATGCTGCTCTTTTTCCAGTTCCTGCGCGGTCTGGTCCTCTTTCTTCTGGTCCTTGTCGGCCTGTTTGGCAGATCCAGCGATCTGACTTGGGCCGTTCGCCTGGTCCTCGAGATCGCTTTGCTCATCTGGGTGATTTCTTTCTGGCACCGTCTGCAAACGGTAATGGCCCAAGCCGCCCGTAAAGGGGAGCCGCCCCCGGCCACCAGCCGTCTGGCCCCGATCCGGGGTTGGACCTATTTCGTGGCGGGCGGAGCCCTGCTGCTGGAACTGACCGGCTACGACGCCCTGGCGGTCCACTTTCTGGTGGGAT
This window of the uncultured Desulfosarcina sp. genome carries:
- a CDS encoding PspA/IM30 family protein; amino-acid sequence: MGIMTRMLRLCKADVHGVMDQLEDKGLLLKQYLREMEDSLENKERQIHGMTRNAERLQRQILRHGEEMEKLEADLNLALAKDKDDIARMLIRRRRSLETACRCLKDQHETIDQERSDLSATLADQRLQYETLKARADAYCRQADQRRWTEESGVRTGEWSPIDPKEEEVELELLQRKEALQKGGHA
- a CDS encoding L,D-transpeptidase family protein; its protein translation is MKSIAIMCLLLLLYPHFGLAIQKADRVVVVKSESKLYLEQNGKVIRSYPVALGGNPIGHKQRQGDQRTPEGRYILDLKNPNSAYYKSIRISYPNAADRARARRAGVHPGGWIMIHGQKNGYGHLAPITQRYNWTTGCIAVTNAEMDEIWQAVDIGIPIEIRP
- a CDS encoding mechanosensitive ion channel domain-containing protein, giving the protein MVFSRRMMRTFRRAAVFLSFVALIGMLLCPMVSAAESTEMTPADYSASQEAVRALLESALAAERSDPNGLEQTLNRWQRLQATVNDELEAYRIQNIAHSNLLLVLQARIEDLQNALNSNRLAIKNLSERMVEFEKIGAIASERTTQLADRISIAEKQLSELLQKAPASADKAMLTEKLDSLLDLLRGKEKQGEAFVKTHTLLFDRIKSRMADLTEIRKQLEERLQTQFKSDLYERTLQPFARLRIQHLRTELAVLGDQSGHLLKADFWQRQWSNLRRSGGGTQSAFLVLLLSAILFRRKVRRYLESVELKLEGPAWRTRRLALRLLRRSFVLVCAAILFGLYDLLKLPHVNFSLGRFLNQAVFTLLFVRWGIDFCQDRIGDFDSQVSVYIRGRMLLFFQFLRGLVLFLLVLVGLFGRSSDLTWAVRLVLEIALLIWVISFWHRLQTVMAQAARKGEPPPATSRLAPIRGWTYFVAGGALLLELTGYDALAVHFLVGWAKTAMLAMWAHIGWLSIAEWSTIQKTGNGTEPSPAGSWVSAPIGWFMVQMTRLAWLLALLAGGILVWSNTDFMSTAAKLVFNLSFSVGSLVISVKGVLLALIIFCLTRASVRIGKKVLNEKVLDARNFEHGLKESIVTITSYIIWGVGVLLALGVLGVNATSMAVVFGALSIGIGFGLQNIFNNFISGLILLFERPIQVGDYVEINGIWAEVRKINVRSTIVQTFDNATVIIPNSDFISQQVTNWSFKDPRMRRHVDVGVAYGSDIQLVRSTLMDIAANIPQILKYPRPDVLFMDHGDSALIFRLRFWVHVDNYFTSSTDVRFELDSRFRELGIEIAFPQRDIHIRTVHNDLSSSLSQAGKEKEQETDRQP